GGATCTGGTGAAGCACGCTGGCTTCGGGAAAGACCTCGGGCAACAAGAGGCGTGTTCGAAAGTCCTCGTGCTCGATCACTGCATACTGCTCTGATTCCTGGAGGCTGTTGGCTGTCAGCGGGAAAATATACCTTCCGTCGAAGCTGACTGGAGGCCCGTGGCTGTCGATGCCGGGGCGCCAGGCAAATGCCAGTGTCGCGTGGTCAGCGTCGCGCGGGGTCAGATAAACGGGTGTTTCCGGTGGCTGATCCGATATCCACTGGCCCAGTTCCCAGAGTCCCTCGTCGAAGGCGTGAAAGAGTTCCGGCAGGGCGGCCCAGCGAACAAAGTAGTTACGGGCTGAGGTGGCCGTGGCCAACAGTAGAATCAGTCCGATCAGGGCGGGACCCAGCCAGCGGCCGGCGTCTCCCAATCTGGCAGATCGACGCGAGTACTCCAATATCCACGCCAGCGGCAGGGCGATCAACATGGCGGTCGGCGCGGCTGCACCCAACACACGGTGGAAATGGGGGGCATATTCGCTGACCATCCCGGGTATCAGGAGTCCAACAAGCCCGATGATCAACAGGCTGTAGACTGGCTTGCGGATGCGCCAGAGGGCCATCAGGAATCCGGCAGCGAAGGGGACTGCCAGCCAGATGTTCAGCGCCGCAGCACCAGGAAGATTGCGCCGCGGGTCCAGATCCCCCGTCATCCCGACCGGAAAAAACATCCTGACCGAGGCCCAGGCATTCTGCCAGACATTGCCAGTAGCTGCCTCGTCGCCGGCAATGGCGACCTGGCCGGGACGCAAGAACAGGAGTTCATTGTTGTTCACAAAGAACCAGGCCAGTGGAAGGACCAGGATCAAGGCTACAGCTGCGGCAATCACCAGGCCGCGCCACCTCGCTTGTTTCTCTTGCCCGATCGACCGATCATGGTCCTCATATGGGACCCGGCGATCGTAGAGGATCAGATGGATCGCCGTCAGGGCTACCAGCAGGGGAATCACCCAGGCGCCCTGATAGGTGTAGAGACAGGCTGCCAGCACGGCGCCCAGCGCAGCGAAGCTGGGCCAACGATTGCTGCGCCAGCCCCGCAGGAGTAACCAATTGGCGGCAGTCCATTCCAGGGGGACTATGATGGGTTCAATGCCCATGCGGCTGAAGTGCAGATGCCAGCGCATGATGGCTAAAACCAGGGCGGCAAAAAAGGGGAAAACGATCGTCAATTCTGGCTGCCTGCGGCGCATCTCCTCACCCAGCATGAACATAACCAATACGCCCAGCAGGCCGAAAAGAGCGGCCGTCGTGCGCATCGCTGTCGGTCCCGCTTCAGCGCCAAATAGCTGGAAAAGGGCAAACATGAGGGCATTGGCGTAGGCGTTGAGGGGTGGAACGCCGAAGTTACCGGTCAGGAAAATGGGCTTATATCCTGGCTCGGTGAGGATGCGCCAGGCTTCCAGACCCTCGAACGACTCGTCGAAGTGAAAGCCCGGAGGCAGACTGTCGATCTGCCACAGGCGCAGGCCGGCGGCCACGGCCAAAATTAAAAGCAGTGCCAGGAAACGCCGGGCAAAGGATGGGCTTCTGACCACCTCAATCGGGACCAGGGTAGGGAACATCGATCACCAGCGCATCGACCTCCCGCTGCAGAATGTCGAGCTGCTGCCTGACCGTGGCGAGTACCTGATCCAGCGGGATCAGTTGCCGTTCCTTTTGATCCCGTCGTTTGAGTTCTACCCCTCCCTGTTTCAACGCTCGGGCGCCCACGGTGATGCGCAAGGGCAAGCCGATCAGATCGGCATCGTTGAATTTCACGCCAGGACTGGCGTCATCCCGATCATCGTAAAAGACCTCGATCCCTGCCGCTCGAAGCTCGTCGTAGAGCCAATCCGCCGTTTCGACCGCCTCGGGCGCCTTGCGGGGCAGCACCACCAGATGGACATGGAAGGGGGCGATGCTAACCGGCCAGATCAGGCCATAGTCGTCGTTGTGGGTTTCGGCGACGGTCGCCAACATGCGGCCTACCCCGATGCCGTAGGATCCCATGACAATCGGTAATAACGACCCATCCGCGGCGTGGAAAGTGGCGCCCAGCGCCTGCGAAAAGTGTGTCCCCAGTTTGAAGATGTTTCCCACCTCCACACCACGCTCGGTCTGCAGGGCATGACCACAGTGCGGACATGGGTCGCCGGCAGCAGCAGCCGTGATGTCCGCGATGACATCCGGCTGAAAATCCCTGCCACTGGTGACGTTGCGCAGGTGATATCCCTCGTCGTTGGCGCCCGTTACCAGATTAGGCGTTGCTGCCACCAGGTCATCGACGATCACCAGGCAGTGTTGGACGCCGATGGGCGACGCGTAGCCGGGCTCAGCGCCGATCGCTCGAATCTCCTGCTCAACAGCCGGCCGGAGGCTTTTTGCCTGGATCGCCTGCCGGAGCTTTGTTTCATTGACGTCCATGTCACCGCGGGTAACAGCGAAAACAAACAGCTCATCCCTTTTTTGCCCGGCGAATTCTGCCACAAAGAAGATCGCCTTGGCCGTCTGGTTGGTTGGCACGCCGAGAAAGGAAGCCACATCGTCGATGGTTTTGCAATCGGGGGTGGCGACCTTTTCCAGCGGGGCCGGCTCGATCTGAGGTGGCTTCGGTTTGCGGAAGGTGGCAACTTCCCGATTGGCCGCGTAGCCACACTGATCGCACAGGAGCAGGGTGTCCTCACCTTTTTCGGTGAAGACTATGAATTCCAGGGACTGGCTGCCGCCCATGATGCCCACGTCGGCGCCGACGGTCATTACATTCAGGCCAGCGCGGTGGAAGATATTGTGATAGGCCTGCCAATGCGCTCGAAATTGGCGATCCAATCCCTCTTCATCGATGTCCAGAGAATAGGAGTCTTTCATCGTAAACTCCCGGACGCGTATCAGCCCACCGCGCGCCCGGGGCTCGTCCCGAAACTTGGTTTGGATGTGGTAGACCAGTTGGGGCAACTGGCGATAGGAGCTGATCTCCCGCTTCGCCAGATCGGCCACCACCTCCTCATGGGTGATCGCCAGGGTCATGTCTCGTTTAGCCCGGTCTTGCCAATGGACCAACTCCGGGTAGGCAGCATCCCAGCGGCCGGAAGCCTGCCACAGTTCAGCTGGATGCACCACCGGCATAGTGATTTCCTGTCCGCCAATGGCGTTCATCTCCTGGCGGATTATGGCTTCGATTTTATCCATAGCGCGGCGGGCCAGCGGCAGGTAGGAGAATATCCCGGAAGCCAGCGGACGGATAAAACCGGCACGCAACAGGTACTGGTGGCTGATCAGTTCCGCGTCAGCTGGTGCCTGGCGGAGGGTTTGGAAGAAAGCGCGGGTCAAACGCATGGTCGGTTCCTTAATGAGATGTCACAATGTCATAATGTCACAATTCGATGTTGACATCATGACATAATCTAATACGCTCTGGCGAAGATCGCCACGCGATCAGTTTTCTGGCCGGTGAAGAAACAGACTCCCTCACCTTCCTCTGCATCCAGTGGGAAGCAGCGAATGGTCGCCTTGGTATCGGCCTTCACCTGGTCTTCCTCCTCGGCAGTGCCTGCCCAATGAACTCGCAGGAAACCTCCCTCGCTATCGAGAGTTTCCCTGAATTGCTGGTAGGAAGAGATGCCGGTGTGGGTATTCTCCTCCCGGAAGTCGGTGGCCTGCTGCAGAAGACTGGCCTGTATGTCGCTCAGCAATTCCTTGACTGCCTGATCGACGCCGTCGACCGGGATGCCGAACACCTTGGCTTTGGGGCCATCATCCTGTTCCTGGTCGCGGCGGATATCGCGGCGGGCAAGAACCACAGCGTTTTTCTTGACGTCGCGGGGACCGATCTCGACTCGCACAGGCACCCCCCGCATTTCCCAGTCGTTGTACTTGAAACCAGGCGTGAGGCCATCCCGGTCGTCCAGATGTACGCGGATTCCCGCTTCCTTGAGCTGGGCCACCACCCGGTGAGCGAGTGGCATGACAGCCTGCTCTTCCTTCGCCTTGCGGAAAATGGGGACCACCACTGCCTGAATGGGCGCCATCACCGGCGGCAGGCGCAGTCCTTGATCATCGCCGTGGGCCATGATCACCGCGCCCACCATGCGGGTACTTACTCCCCAACTGGTCGTCCAGGCAAATTGCTGTTCGTTGCTTTCATCCAGGAATTTGATATCGAAAGCCCTGGCGAAGTTTTGGCCGAGAAAGTGGCTGGTGCCGGCCTGAAGGGCCCAGCCATTGCCCATCATTGCTTCGATGGTGTAGCTGTCAACGGCGCCGGCAAAGCGTTCCCGTTCGCTCTTGACCCCCTGGATCACCGGAATGGCTGCATCGTTGATGGCGAAATCGGCGTAGACATCCAGCATCTGCAGGGTTTCGGCAACAGCTTCTTCTGATGTGGCATGGGCTGTATGCCCCTCCTGCCAAAGGAACTCCAGGGTCCGCAGGAAAGGCCGCGTGCGCATTTCCCAGCGCACCACGTTGGCCCACTGGTTGATCAGCACAGGCAGGTCGCGGTAGCTCTGGATCCACTGGCTGTACATATGCCCGATAATTGTCTCCGATGTAGGGCGGACGACCAGGGGCTCGGTCAGTTCTGAGCCGCCGCCAATGGTGACGACCGCCAGTTCCGGCGAGAATCCTTCGATGTGGTCCTTTTCCTTCTCCAGGAAACTCTTGGGAATGAATAAGGGGAAATAGGCGTTGACGTGTCCGGTAGCCTTGAATCGGCTATCGAGGCCACCCTGAACGGCTTCCCACAACTGGTATCCGTAAGGCTTGATAACCATACAGCCGCGAACGGGCGAGTTTTCGGCCAAATCGGCCTCGCGAATGACGTCCAGATACCAGCGGGAATAGTCCTCGCTGCGTGGTGTAACTCGAGATGCCATGAGGGACTCCTTTTGTCCGATATTATCTCTGTGAAGTTTCTCGTGGCGAGCCATAGACAAGATGGGCGCAAGACTCAGGCCACGACTGTTTCCCGGTCAGGGAAGTGACGAATGCAAGATTGTACGATGGAATGATCATTGAATCAAATCAGGCGTCTTGTTCTGCGCTGGAGTTTCGGGTCAGTACGTCGATTGCATCCTGTGGTGTGTCGGTGAAGGTCAGGAGTGCCAGGGCGGATGAGCCTAACTGGGTCCAGTTGTAGGTCGAGTAGACCACCTGGGGCCACTCCGGTCCCACGATGATCAAAGGCCGCACCGGTATTTCTGCGATCAACATCATATTCCACACCACCGTCAATTCCGCCAGGGTGCCAAGTCCCCCGTGCACGATGATAAAGGCAGCGCTCTCGATTGCCATGCGTTGGATACGATCTGGCAGTGTTGCGCACTTGCGCTCCTCGCGTACCCAGGGATTGGGTTCCAGCTTGTCGTCAAACGTGACGCAGGTATAGCCGATGGTTTTGCCGCCGGCTTCAAGGGCGCCCTTCAAAGCGGCTTCCATGGTTCCCATATACCCGCCGGTTGCAACGGCATAGCCTTCATCGGCCAGCAGCCGGCCCAGCAAGAGAGAGTCGGCGTAGAGTTGGCTGTCATCTGAGACTCTGGCGCCGCCAAACAGGGTGACTATTTGCGGTGATGTGGGTTGTTGTTCCATTCCTTGCCCTATTCGAATAGACCGCGAGGACCGGTTGGCCCGGGATCGCTAAAGATCGAGAACTTTCCAGGGATAGACATTGATGACGGTTGTATCGTGGTATCGGGTTTCGGTCACTTCATCTGACCTGTAAACATGTTTGTGCCCATGGAGCAGATAGCGGGGACGAAAGGTGCGCATTAGCCACAGAAAACTTTCGAAGCCCTGGTGGGCCCGGTCGCTGCCATCGTGAATGCCTGCGGGCGGACTGTGGGCCACCAGAATATCCAGGTGGCGGCCAAGGCGCGCTCTTTGCCACAACATCGCGGGGATCAGTTTCCAGGTATTCAGACGCATTTCAGTCTGGGTATACTGGAAGCGAGGATTGCTGTTGTAGCGGATCGAGCCCTCCAGGCCGGCGATGACCAATCCCTGTTCGACGACGACCCGCCCGTGGATATCCATCGGATGCCGCCGGTAACCCTCATGCATGCCTTCCTGGCGGAATTCTGCGCCGGAAGCATGGTTTCCATACACCCAGAAGCAGGGAACGTCCAACATGCTGATAACGTAGTCCAGATAGTAGGGAGCAAGGTCACCGCAACCCAGCACAAGCTCAACTGGTCCCACCAGTGAGCGGATGCGCGGGCTATAAATGAGTGGATCGATCTTGTCGCTAATGGCCAGGACTTTCATTACAATGCCACAATGCCTCACAGATTGCGGGCAGTATAACACCCGGTGTCGTGGCTGTCAACGGTCACCTTCACCGCCGGCTGCTTGCCAATCGGCCCAGAACGCCGCAGCCAGATAGGCGTACCCCTGATTTGACCGGACCTGCAGGGCCAGTTCCCGATTCATCTTGGAGGATGCTTCACTGCCGTTGATGCTTCCCAGGTGGAGCCAGCCCTGATGGTCATTTTCCACCAGTACCATCTTGTTGTGCAGGCCCAACCCGGCTGGATTTCCCAGGCGCGCCCTGAGATCCAGGCTTTCGTCGAAGGCAATTTGGTGTAGATAGCCAACTGTTTGCGCGTTTTGCCCATAAGAAAAGTAGCTGTCGAGCAGGATTCTTACCTGGGCGCCCCGGCGGGCTGCGTCGATGTATGCCTGCAATCGAAGGTTGGGTGCGGTCTCGGGGACGTCGGCAGCGCTGCCCCAGTGCACCCGTTCGTAGAGCTGTTCGACAAGAACGATGTCACCCTGGCCTGCCTGAGCAACCATACCCAGAATCCCTCCAGCCTCGGGTGGCAGAAGACTCGATTCGGGCGCCTGGATCAGTTGTCCTGAGAAAGAGCCCGATAATACCAGCGGTTGGCTGTGAATCAACTGATAGGCGTCGCCGCCTGTCTCATTGTCGGGTTGGAATCCGGCCGGGGGCGCGCCATAGCGAGGATCGGATTCGGTCCAGCGGAAGAGATCGCGATGGTGCACGGGATCAAAGTCAGCGTGGAAGATCTCACGAGCGCGGGCTACAAGTTCGACCGAATCTGTTGCCAGGGCAGCGCCCCGGCGTCCAACTGTGCCATCAGATTTGTCATCATCGGGCATGGAAGCGGGTCCCATGTTTTCCGTGCTGACGAGTAGAATGCGCTCGTCTACCACGGCGAACTTAGCGTGTTGATAGGCATAACGATCGCTGGCATCGTTGCGATCACTCACCATGAACCAGACCTGTCCACCGGCTTCTTCGATCATCTGGGAAACGTAGCGCTCCTGATCGTCGATGCCTCCCACGGGACCACCCTCCAGCAACAAGGTTACAGACACATTGTCCCTGGCCTTGTTGGCCAGAAGTTCCGCGAGGGCGATATGTTTGAAGGTGTGTACTTCAAGGATGATACTTTCTTGAGCGGTGGCCAGGGTGTCGCGAACCATTTCGAAGAGATTATCCGGGCCGAGAGAGATGGTAAACGTGGCGCTGCTGGTGATCTGAACTGGGCGGCTGAAGCGTTCCAGGTCCCAGCCAGGATACTGTACCCGGCGTCCGGCCAGGTGATCATTGGGATCCTGGGCCCAGTCGCTCGATGTGTTTGTGTCGCTGACCTGTCCTGCAGCGGGCAAACTCAACTTGCGATAGAGGATCTGCCCTTCGGCGGGAAAGGCATTGCTGGGGGAGTAGGGCATCAAGGCAGGGCCGATCCAGCCGGGCTGATCCTGGTCTCCGTTTTCGTAGACCAGGACATCCACGACGCTGCCGGCTGGATCGGAAAGGATGATCTGCCCCCCTGAATTGCTGAATCGAAGGGGGGTGCCAGACAGGTTGGGAACGCCTGGATCGGTATCGGCGCCATACTCGCAGTCTGGCATCAGGCCGAATACCAACGAAAAGGCTGTGGCCTCCCGGCTGCACCATAGGCTGGCATGGGAGTCCAGAGTCAGCTGGGGGAATACAACGGTGCGCCGACCATCGCTGACCCTGTACCCCGCAAGATCGATAGCGTTTCGGCTTGCGTTGCGGAGACGAAAGGCCTCATCGGGTTCGTTGCGAGTAACGGTGTCGTAGTAGAGGGCAGTGATATGAAGCGAGGGGTGGTGACTGCTGATCAAGGGCAGAAAGGTCTGATGGTCGTTCAATGGGCTCACAGGTTGTGCCTGAAATGGCGTGATGTTGTTATCCGGGACCGGGTTCGTAGTGATAGCCAGAGCAGCCGAAACCAGAAGAATCAGCAGGAAAAAACGCGTCGACATGAGTGTCCCCCTTGTTGCATGTTGTTGTCTGGAATGGATACGGATTGAACGAGCCAGAACGGCTAATCTTTCCCCCGAGAGATTGGTCCAGTCGGACCTCTGCTCTCAACTGATATAGTATACCACTATTTGGGACTCGCGCCAGTTGGATTACGGTGAGTCCAGCTCCAGTCAGATTCTTGCACACTGGGCAAGAAAATTAGCCACGAACCTGACAAGGATGTACCGCGACCTCTGCGCCGGAGGTCTGCGCAAATCAGCGTTCCTCTGGCTTGTCCAGGTTAGGGTAAGGCGGCTGACGAGCCGCCTTTGCGCAAGATCAACCGGCTGACCCAAAAAATGGGGATTTCGTACAGCCTGGACTCCGCTGCATATTGAGGATTGCTGAAGTTGAGTCGATCACCTCTGATGTAGCTATGTGGAAGGAAGAACAACTCAACGCACCCACAAGTTCTCTTGTTCACCAATATGAAGAGATAACTTTTGCCCACGTACAAGGGTTGTGTTATCATGTTTTTTTGGGTATGCCCCCGTAGCTCAGTGGATAGAGCGCGGGTTTCCTAAACCCGGCGTCGCAGGTTCGACTCCTGCCGGGGGCACCTGGGGTTCTGGCCGATGCAGGCTCAGATTACGATTTTTCTCGGCGCGAACCCTGGGATCTTAGGATTGGATCCGGGCCGATTGACTGGCAATTGCCTGAAATCGGTTTTTTTATGGGCAGAGTCTTCGACGATTTAATAACGAAAGAAAAGAGATGAAGGAGCAGTAACGGTGACAAGTATGAATCCACAATTGATTTCTCCCTATGGTGGCGAGCTAGTAAATCTGATGGTGTCGCCCGAGGAGCAGGAGGCGTTGAAAGCCTATGCAAGCGATCTGCCTTCCCTGCAGATCTCTCAGCGGGCCGAATGCGATCTGGAATTATTGGCAGTGGGCGCCTTTTCCCCCCTGGATCGTTTCATGGGGCAGGAGGATCTGCAGCGGGTGCTGGATGAAATGCGCTTGACAAATGGCTACCTTTTCCCGATTCCGGTGACTTTACCGGTCAATCCCGATGCCACGTCGATTGCGGGGCAATCGGCAACTCTGAGTCTGGATCAGGACATCGCATTGCGCAATTCCAAAAACGAGCTTCTGGCCGTCATGACGGTCGAGGAGATCTACGACTGGGATCTGGCCGAGATAGCTGAAAAGGCCTTCGGTACTCAGGATCTTCGCCATCCCCTGGTGGCTGAGATGCACCGTTGGGGCAAAGTCAACATCTCGGGCAGGCTGCGGGTGCTCAATCTACCCAAACACTACGATTTCCAGGACCTGAGGCTGACGCCCACGCAGACCAGGGCACGCCTGGCCCGGCTGAGCCACCAGAATGTTGTGGCCTTCCAGACAAGGAATCCGCTGCACCGGGTTCACGAGGAACTCACCAAGCGCGCCACTGAGGAAATCGACGGGGCACTTTTGCTGCATCCGGTTGTTGGCATGACCAAGCCGGGCGACGTGGACCATTTCACCCGCGTTCGAACCTACAAAGCCCTGACCAGCCGTTACTACGACCCCGATCGCATTCTGTTGTCCCTGCTTCCGTTGGCCATGCGCATGGCGGGGCCCCGCGAAGCACTCTGGCATGCCCTGATTCGCCGCAACTATGGGGCAAATCACCTGATAGTCGGGCGTGATCACGCCGGGCCTGGCAATGACTCCCAGGGCAATCCGATCTACGGCCCCTACGATGCCCAGGAAATGGTGGCTGAGTACTCCGATGAGATCGGGGTGAAGATGGTGCCCTTCCGTATGTTGGTCTACCTGCCCGACGAGGAACGCTATGAGGAGGTGACCAAGGTGCCCGAAGCCAGCCGCACCGCTGCCATCTCTGGCACCCAGGTGCGGGAAGAGTACCTGAACAACGGCAAAAAACTACCCGATTGGTTCACCCGTCCCGAGGTTGCCGATATTCTGGCCGAGACCTACCCGCCGCGCCACAAGCAGGGAGTGTGTATTTGGTTCACCGGCCTCAGCGGCTCAGGCAAGTCCACCACCGCCGAAGTACTGACGGTACTGCTTCAGGAGCATGGCAGGCAGGTGACGGTACTCGACGGAGATGTGGTCCGCACCCACCTGTCGAAGGGACTGGGCTTCAGCAAGGACGATCGCGATATCAACATCCGGCGCATAGGCTTTGTGTCGGCCGAGTTGGTGCGCCATGGTGGCACCGCCGTCTGCGCGGCCGTCAGCCCCTACCGCGCTACTCGCAACGACGTGCGCAACCTGGTGGGCAAGGATCACTTCGTGGAGGTCTTCGTCGACACGCCGCTGGCCGTGTGTGAGCAGCGGGATGTCAAGGGGCTCTATGCCAAGGCTCGCCGTGGTGAGATCAAGGGCTTCACCGGGATCGACGATCCCTACGAGGCTCCCAACAACGCCGAGTTGATGCTGGATACAGTGCGAAACACGCCTGAGGAAAACGCCCATGTCATCCTCAACTACCTGATCGACCAGGGTCTGGTCAGGACCACAGAACGGGAGACCCCGATGGTAGCCCAGAAAAGTGGCGGAATCGCCTAAATGCAGCGGGCACTGATCACAGGTGGGGCCGGTTTTATCGGCTCCCATCTTGCGCAAGCACTTTTGCAGCGCGGGTGGCAGGTTACCGTGATCGATGACCTGTCCACCGGCTCCTTTGCCAACATCGAGCACCTTGTTGGCCATCCACACTTCGGTTATGCCATCGAGAGCATTACGAATGAGATGGTGCTCGACCGCCTGGCCAGCGAGTGCGGCACGATTTTTCACCTGGCCGCCGCTGTCGGGGTCAAACTGATTATTCAGGCGCCAGTCCATACGATCGAAACAAATGTCATGGGAACTGAGGCCGTCCTGAAAACCGCCCTGCGCTACCGGGCCAGGGTACTGATTGCCTCCACGTCCGAGGTCTACGGCAAGGGCACCAGGGTGCCATTCCGTGAGGATGACGATGTGGTTCTGGGACCCACCTCGCGCAGCCGTTGGTCCTATGCAGCCTCCAAAATGGTCGATGAGTTCCTGGCCCTGGCCTATGGCAGCGAGCATGGACTACCCATCACCATCTTTCGGCTGTTCAACACGGTGGGACCCCGTCAATCAGGCCGCTATGGCATGGTGATCCCCCGCTTTGTCAGACAGGCCCTGCAAGAGGAGCCGCTTACCGTCTATGGCGATGGCCAGCAGACCCGCTGTTTCTGCAATGTATCGGATTCTGTCACAGGTATCGTTGGGCTGGCCGAGGCTCCCCAGGCATTGGGTCGCGTCTTCAATCTTGGCGGAACCGACGAGATCAGCATTCTCGATCTGGCCCATCGGGTGTTGAAGATCGTGCACCCGACTGCTCGGGATTGGCAAGATCGTTTAACCTTCATTCCCTACTCGGAGGCTTATGCGGCCGGGTTTGAGGACATGCAACGACGGGTCCCTGATATCACCCGGATTCAGGAGACCATCGGTTGGCAGCCTCAAATCTCGCTGGATGACACGATCCGGCAGGTGGTCGCAACTTACCAGTAGCGTTTTGCCTTGGCTCTTTGAGATAGCAACACCGACGGTTTACTTACGCCAAACTGGACCAGGTGGTTTTTCGAAACGCCATGATCCGGAAGGGGCGGTTGATGCTTTGACAAAAGGCCTCGCGGCGGGTTGCCGGATCTGCATCGAAGGATCGGGCCAGTGCCGGGTCATTGGGTGTGAAGCCGCCATGGATCGCCAGAATCTCCTCGATTAACCGGGCATAGCCCTCGACATCGCTTCGGATGTGCAGAATGCCGTCAGGTCCCAGTTGATCATGAAAGAGTGCTGCCACCGGTTCGGTGAACAGGCGCCTGGCACGGTGCTTGCGTTTCCACCAGGGATCGGGGTAGAGCACGTGAATGACATCAACCTTAGCCAGCAGGTTCAGCTGGGGCAAGGCCCAGCGGGCGTCGTCGTCGCTGATCCAAAGATTGTTGAGGCCACGCTGCTCCACATGGCGCGTGATGCCACGGCAGAGGTGTCTCTTGACCTCGAACCCAAGGAAGTGCCGGTTCGGGTCAGCGCTGGCTCGCCCCAGCATGAACTCTCCAGAGCCAAAGCCGACCTCGATCTCCAGAGGCCGGTGGTCCAGGAACCTATCCAAACGACCTCGTTTCCCTTCGCTGATTTCGATCAGGCGAAAGTAGGGCTGTTCCTCGGGAATCGCCCGCCAGCGCACGTGATCGGGTCGACGTTTTGGATCGCCACCGATCAGTCCTTTCCCCTCAGCGTATCCTTTTGCATCCTTTTGGCGCTGGGCCTGGTCTGTTTCGAACGTTTCCCGCCCAACGCGCATCTGTCTTTCCATGGGCCGCCTGTATTTGTGCGGGACGGTCTATGTTGCCACGATATTCACCAGCTTGCCACCGGCAAAAATAACCTTGCGGATGGTTTTGCCGCTGATATGCCGTTGAACATTGGGGTCCGCCATGGCGAGCTCGCGTGCCTGTTCTTCCTCGATGCCGGCCGGCGCCTCGATCTTGCTGCGAACCTTGCCGTTTACCTGAACAACCAGGGTGATGGTCTCTTCCCTGGCTGCCTCCGGATCCCACTGGGGCCAGGACTGTAGATGGATGCTGGGTCCGGGATGCCGGCGTTGCCACAGTTCCTCAGTCAGATGCGGCGCAGTGGGTGCCAGCATCAACAGGAGACTGTCCACCGACTCATGCCAGGCATCGCTTCCATAGACCGGCGTACCGCGCGCGGTTTTCAGGGTGTTTCGCAAGGCCATGAGCCTGGCAACCATGGTGTTGAATTTGAAGGATTCAATGTCGCCGGTGATGTCCCGAATAGTCTGGTGCGTCGCCCGA
This genomic window from Chloroflexota bacterium contains:
- a CDS encoding LOG family protein, whose amino-acid sequence is MEQQPTSPQIVTLFGGARVSDDSQLYADSLLLGRLLADEGYAVATGGYMGTMEAALKGALEAGGKTIGYTCVTFDDKLEPNPWVREERKCATLPDRIQRMAIESAAFIIVHGGLGTLAELTVVWNMMLIAEIPVRPLIIVGPEWPQVVYSTYNWTQLGSSALALLTFTDTPQDAIDVLTRNSSAEQDA
- a CDS encoding proline--tRNA ligase translates to MRLTRAFFQTLRQAPADAELISHQYLLRAGFIRPLASGIFSYLPLARRAMDKIEAIIRQEMNAIGGQEITMPVVHPAELWQASGRWDAAYPELVHWQDRAKRDMTLAITHEEVVADLAKREISSYRQLPQLVYHIQTKFRDEPRARGGLIRVREFTMKDSYSLDIDEEGLDRQFRAHWQAYHNIFHRAGLNVMTVGADVGIMGGSQSLEFIVFTEKGEDTLLLCDQCGYAANREVATFRKPKPPQIEPAPLEKVATPDCKTIDDVASFLGVPTNQTAKAIFFVAEFAGQKRDELFVFAVTRGDMDVNETKLRQAIQAKSLRPAVEQEIRAIGAEPGYASPIGVQHCLVIVDDLVAATPNLVTGANDEGYHLRNVTSGRDFQPDVIADITAAAAGDPCPHCGHALQTERGVEVGNIFKLGTHFSQALGATFHAADGSLLPIVMGSYGIGVGRMLATVAETHNDDYGLIWPVSIAPFHVHLVVLPRKAPEAVETADWLYDELRAAGIEVFYDDRDDASPGVKFNDADLIGLPLRITVGARALKQGGVELKRRDQKERQLIPLDQVLATVRQQLDILQREVDALVIDVPYPGPD
- a CDS encoding metallophosphoesterase, with the protein product MKVLAISDKIDPLIYSPRIRSLVGPVELVLGCGDLAPYYLDYVISMLDVPCFWVYGNHASGAEFRQEGMHEGYRRHPMDIHGRVVVEQGLVIAGLEGSIRYNSNPRFQYTQTEMRLNTWKLIPAMLWQRARLGRHLDILVAHSPPAGIHDGSDRAHQGFESFLWLMRTFRPRYLLHGHKHVYRSDEVTETRYHDTTVINVYPWKVLDL
- the proS gene encoding proline--tRNA ligase, translated to MASRVTPRSEDYSRWYLDVIREADLAENSPVRGCMVIKPYGYQLWEAVQGGLDSRFKATGHVNAYFPLFIPKSFLEKEKDHIEGFSPELAVVTIGGGSELTEPLVVRPTSETIIGHMYSQWIQSYRDLPVLINQWANVVRWEMRTRPFLRTLEFLWQEGHTAHATSEEAVAETLQMLDVYADFAINDAAIPVIQGVKSERERFAGAVDSYTIEAMMGNGWALQAGTSHFLGQNFARAFDIKFLDESNEQQFAWTTSWGVSTRMVGAVIMAHGDDQGLRLPPVMAPIQAVVVPIFRKAKEEQAVMPLAHRVVAQLKEAGIRVHLDDRDGLTPGFKYNDWEMRGVPVRVEIGPRDVKKNAVVLARRDIRRDQEQDDGPKAKVFGIPVDGVDQAVKELLSDIQASLLQQATDFREENTHTGISSYQQFRETLDSEGGFLRVHWAGTAEEEDQVKADTKATIRCFPLDAEEGEGVCFFTGQKTDRVAIFARAY
- a CDS encoding phospholipase D-like domain-containing protein, with protein sequence MSTRFFLLILLVSAALAITTNPVPDNNITPFQAQPVSPLNDHQTFLPLISSHHPSLHITALYYDTVTRNEPDEAFRLRNASRNAIDLAGYRVSDGRRTVVFPQLTLDSHASLWCSREATAFSLVFGLMPDCEYGADTDPGVPNLSGTPLRFSNSGGQIILSDPAGSVVDVLVYENGDQDQPGWIGPALMPYSPSNAFPAEGQILYRKLSLPAAGQVSDTNTSSDWAQDPNDHLAGRRVQYPGWDLERFSRPVQITSSATFTISLGPDNLFEMVRDTLATAQESIILEVHTFKHIALAELLANKARDNVSVTLLLEGGPVGGIDDQERYVSQMIEEAGGQVWFMVSDRNDASDRYAYQHAKFAVVDERILLVSTENMGPASMPDDDKSDGTVGRRGAALATDSVELVARAREIFHADFDPVHHRDLFRWTESDPRYGAPPAGFQPDNETGGDAYQLIHSQPLVLSGSFSGQLIQAPESSLLPPEAGGILGMVAQAGQGDIVLVEQLYERVHWGSAADVPETAPNLRLQAYIDAARRGAQVRILLDSYFSYGQNAQTVGYLHQIAFDESLDLRARLGNPAGLGLHNKMVLVENDHQGWLHLGSINGSEASSKMNRELALQVRSNQGYAYLAAAFWADWQAAGGEGDR